One part of the Mycolicibacterium aromaticivorans JS19b1 = JCM 16368 genome encodes these proteins:
- a CDS encoding NAD(P)H-dependent flavin oxidoreductase: protein MKTEICDQFGIDFPLFAFSHCRDVVAAVTNAGGFGVLGGTAYTPDQLDQELTWIDEQVKGKPYGVDIIVPAKFEGKGENLSFGQLADRIPEDFRGFINELLAAHDIDISDQPRMAASSLSGDTGASLLDVSLSHPIKLMANALGVPPDYMIEAGKQTGIPVAALVGAKEHAIKQVKAGVDLIVAQGTEAGGHCGEVTTLVLIPEVIEAIKPIREVPVLAAGGIVTGRQMAASVALGAAGAWTGSVWLTTEEAETAPYTVQKFLAATSRDTVRSAGRTGKPSRQLVSDWTDAWAPHEGGRQPLPLPLQNMIAEPVLRRIDKLAEGGHPGAQALATYFVGQGVGLMNKVKPAREVVLEFIEDYLAAAERLSRSLDD, encoded by the coding sequence GTGAAGACTGAGATCTGCGACCAGTTCGGCATCGACTTCCCCCTGTTCGCCTTCAGCCACTGCCGCGACGTCGTAGCCGCGGTGACCAACGCGGGCGGCTTCGGCGTGCTCGGCGGCACCGCCTACACCCCCGATCAACTCGACCAGGAGCTCACCTGGATCGACGAGCAGGTGAAGGGCAAGCCGTACGGCGTGGACATCATCGTGCCCGCCAAATTCGAGGGCAAGGGCGAGAACCTGTCGTTCGGTCAGCTCGCCGACCGCATCCCCGAAGACTTCCGCGGCTTCATCAACGAACTGCTCGCCGCCCACGACATCGACATCAGCGATCAGCCGCGGATGGCCGCGTCGTCGCTGAGCGGGGACACCGGCGCGAGCCTGCTCGACGTCTCGCTGAGTCATCCGATCAAGTTGATGGCCAACGCACTTGGCGTTCCGCCGGACTACATGATCGAGGCGGGCAAGCAGACCGGCATCCCGGTCGCCGCGCTCGTCGGCGCCAAGGAGCACGCGATCAAACAGGTCAAGGCGGGCGTCGATCTGATCGTCGCGCAGGGCACCGAGGCCGGCGGTCACTGCGGTGAGGTGACCACTCTGGTGCTCATCCCCGAGGTCATCGAAGCTATCAAGCCGATTCGCGAGGTGCCGGTGCTGGCTGCGGGCGGGATCGTGACGGGCCGACAGATGGCCGCGTCCGTCGCCCTGGGTGCCGCCGGCGCGTGGACGGGTTCGGTGTGGTTGACCACTGAGGAGGCCGAGACGGCCCCGTATACGGTGCAGAAGTTCCTGGCCGCGACGTCGCGGGACACGGTCCGGTCGGCCGGTCGCACGGGAAAGCCGTCGCGCCAGCTGGTTTCGGATTGGACCGACGCGTGGGCACCGCATGAGGGCGGTCGCCAACCGCTGCCGCTGCCGCTGCAGAACATGATCGCCGAGCCGGTGTTGCGCCGGATCGACAAGCTTGCCGAGGGCGGTCATCCCGGTGCTCAGGCGTTGGCGACCTATTTCGTCGGCCAGGGCGTCGGACTGATGAACAAGGTCAAGCCGGCCCGCGAGGTGGTTCTGGAGTTCATCGAGGATTACCTGGCCGCCGCCGAGCGGCTCAGCAGGTCACTCGACGACTGA
- a CDS encoding TIGR03085 family metal-binding protein has translation MSVAQRERAALVAALRDVGPDAPTLCEGWTARDLAAHLMVREYRVDAAPGILIPLFAGHTAKVQDAVAGQTQWDALVDKVAAGPPLYSPLKLVDSVANVAEMFIHHEDIRRAQPDWEPRVLDAELAGKLRRTLGMMARLTLAKMPARVTLKTPDGKTVLTAGHGPAVTVTGAAEELLLFATGRPAHVDFAGDPSDVQAVKAAPKGL, from the coding sequence ATGTCCGTAGCCCAGCGTGAACGTGCCGCCCTCGTTGCCGCCTTGCGCGACGTCGGACCAGACGCACCGACATTGTGCGAAGGCTGGACAGCCCGAGATCTCGCCGCGCACTTGATGGTTCGCGAGTATCGCGTGGATGCGGCACCCGGCATCCTCATTCCGCTGTTCGCCGGGCACACCGCCAAGGTGCAGGACGCGGTGGCCGGTCAGACGCAATGGGACGCACTGGTGGACAAGGTGGCCGCCGGGCCGCCGCTCTACTCACCGCTGAAGCTGGTCGATTCGGTGGCCAACGTCGCCGAGATGTTCATCCACCATGAGGACATCCGCCGCGCCCAGCCGGATTGGGAGCCGCGGGTGCTCGACGCGGAACTGGCCGGGAAGCTGCGGCGCACGTTGGGAATGATGGCCCGACTCACGCTGGCGAAGATGCCGGCCCGGGTAACCTTGAAGACCCCGGACGGCAAAACCGTGCTGACCGCAGGCCACGGCCCGGCCGTGACGGTGACCGGTGCCGCCGAGGAGCTGCTGCTGTTCGCGACCGGACGGCCGGCCCACGTCGACTTCGCCGGCGACCCCTCCGACGTGCAAGCGGTGAAGGCCGCACCGAAGGGGCTGTAG
- a CDS encoding sensor histidine kinase, which translates to MPPHDLAQISVLALACSLPVVLLGALVIRLARSWSMTVTMVALVLIPTLATLTGVLGASGFMITSTFAPIAVVLLIVAIVTLPAAVMLARYQARRTVWEREIHDAERMAEQSRRRLVAFVSHDLRTPLAGIRALAEAIADGVVSDDEVRVQAKHIEHESVRLSEMVDDLFEMSKINAGAVHAPYEKVALDEVVDDVIAAHKIAAERAGVHLTASVPADPVRVIGSDRALVRALSNLVANAIAHTPSGGAVTLALGSDASGAWARVDDTGVGIDETDLPRVFDVAYRGSNGRVPREDSSLPSGSGLGLAIAAGLVQAHHGTLSAHNTAHGARFEVRLPKSE; encoded by the coding sequence GTGCCACCGCATGATCTCGCCCAGATCTCGGTACTTGCGCTGGCCTGCTCGCTGCCGGTAGTCCTGCTGGGCGCGTTGGTGATCCGGCTGGCCCGGTCCTGGTCGATGACGGTCACGATGGTGGCCTTGGTGTTGATCCCGACGCTGGCGACGCTGACCGGCGTGCTGGGTGCCAGCGGATTCATGATCACCAGCACGTTCGCGCCGATCGCCGTCGTGCTGCTGATCGTGGCGATCGTGACACTGCCCGCGGCGGTGATGCTGGCCCGCTATCAAGCCCGCCGCACGGTGTGGGAACGGGAGATTCACGACGCCGAGCGGATGGCCGAACAGTCCAGGCGCCGGTTGGTGGCGTTCGTCAGCCATGACCTGCGCACCCCACTGGCCGGCATCCGCGCCCTTGCCGAGGCGATCGCCGACGGAGTGGTCAGCGACGACGAGGTGCGAGTGCAGGCCAAACACATTGAACACGAATCGGTTCGGCTCTCCGAGATGGTCGACGACCTGTTCGAGATGTCGAAGATCAACGCCGGAGCGGTCCACGCACCATACGAGAAGGTGGCCCTCGACGAGGTCGTCGACGACGTGATCGCGGCCCATAAGATCGCCGCGGAGCGGGCCGGGGTGCACCTGACCGCGTCGGTTCCGGCCGACCCCGTTCGGGTCATCGGCAGCGATCGCGCGCTGGTGCGGGCGCTGTCCAACCTGGTGGCGAACGCGATTGCGCACACCCCGTCCGGTGGTGCGGTGACCTTGGCGCTCGGCAGCGACGCGAGCGGGGCGTGGGCGCGGGTGGACGACACCGGCGTCGGGATCGACGAGACGGACCTGCCGCGGGTGTTCGACGTCGCCTATCGCGGATCGAATGGCCGTGTGCCGCGCGAGGATTCGTCGCTGCCCAGCGGCTCTGGCCTGGGTCTGGCGATCGCGGCCGGGTTGGTGCAGGCACACCACGGCACGCTGTCGGCGCACAATACCGCGCACGGCGCCCGATTCGAGGTCCGCCTGCCGAAGTCGGAGTGA
- a CDS encoding response regulator transcription factor: MPARVLIADDDTVVRDVVRRYLERDGLEVAVAGDGSEALRVLGTQRIDVAVLDVMMPGPNGLSLCRNLRQHGDFSVPVILLTALGEEEDRIAGLEAGADDYLTKPFSPRELALRVRSVLRRAPAPAAALPLEMTVGDLTVSTAARAVQIDGKPVGLTNREFDLLLFFLTHTDTVFSREELLQQVWHWDFGDLSTVTVHVKRLRSKLGDHHRVQTVWGRGYLWRGEAGGGDRATA, from the coding sequence ATGCCCGCACGTGTGCTCATCGCCGACGACGACACGGTCGTCCGTGACGTGGTGCGCCGATACCTCGAGCGCGACGGCCTGGAAGTAGCGGTGGCGGGCGATGGAAGCGAGGCGCTGCGGGTGCTGGGCACCCAGCGAATCGACGTCGCGGTGCTGGACGTGATGATGCCCGGACCCAACGGTCTGTCGCTGTGCCGGAACCTGCGCCAGCACGGCGACTTCAGCGTGCCGGTGATCCTGCTGACCGCGCTCGGCGAGGAAGAGGACCGCATTGCGGGGCTGGAAGCCGGCGCGGACGACTACCTGACCAAGCCGTTCAGCCCGCGCGAGCTGGCGCTGCGGGTGCGTTCGGTGTTGCGGCGCGCACCAGCCCCCGCGGCTGCTCTCCCGCTGGAGATGACCGTCGGTGACCTGACGGTGTCGACAGCGGCACGTGCTGTGCAGATCGACGGCAAGCCGGTGGGGTTGACCAACCGTGAATTCGATCTGCTGCTGTTCTTCCTGACTCACACCGACACCGTCTTCTCCCGCGAGGAGTTGCTGCAGCAGGTGTGGCATTGGGACTTCGGTGACCTGTCCACGGTCACCGTGCACGTCAAGCGCTTGCGGTCCAAGCTCGGCGATCATCACCGCGTACAAACGGTCTGGGGCCGTGGGTACCTGTGGCGCGGTGAAGCCGGCGGCGGTGACCGTGCCACCGCATGA
- a CDS encoding glycosyltransferase family 2 protein, whose protein sequence is MPVCPVTVVLPCLNEADSLPTVLAAMPAGYRALVVDNNSTDGTAQVAEQHGADVVREARPGYGSAVHAGVLAATTPIVAVLDGDGSLDPADLPRLTAALEGGADMVTGRRRPLPGVTWPWHARLGTAAVCWRLRTRHRLPVHDIAPMRVAKRDALLALGVVDRRSGYPLELLVRAAAAGWRVVEVDVDYGPRVGGKSKVSGSVRGSFTAAVDFWKVIS, encoded by the coding sequence ATGCCCGTATGTCCGGTCACGGTGGTGCTGCCCTGCCTGAACGAAGCGGATTCGCTGCCCACCGTGCTGGCAGCCATGCCGGCTGGTTATCGCGCTCTGGTGGTGGACAACAACAGCACCGACGGCACGGCGCAGGTCGCTGAGCAGCATGGTGCGGACGTGGTCCGCGAGGCCCGGCCGGGCTACGGGTCCGCGGTTCACGCCGGGGTGTTGGCGGCCACCACGCCCATCGTCGCGGTGCTCGACGGTGACGGTTCGCTGGACCCCGCCGATCTGCCGCGGCTGACCGCTGCGCTGGAGGGCGGCGCCGACATGGTGACCGGTCGGCGCCGGCCGCTGCCGGGGGTGACATGGCCCTGGCATGCCCGTTTGGGTACCGCGGCGGTGTGCTGGCGGCTGCGGACCCGGCATCGGCTGCCGGTCCACGACATCGCGCCGATGCGGGTGGCCAAGCGGGACGCGTTGCTGGCACTCGGCGTAGTCGACCGCCGTTCGGGGTATCCGCTCGAATTACTGGTCCGTGCCGCTGCGGCGGGATGGCGGGTGGTGGAGGTCGACGTCGACTACGGCCCGCGGGTCGGCGGTAAATCGAAGGTCAGCGGGTCGGTGCGAGGAAGCTTCACCGCCGCCGTCGACTTCTGGAAGGTCATTTCGTGA
- a CDS encoding TIGR04282 family arsenosugar biosynthesis glycosyltransferase encodes MTPSPGPIPVTVLVVAKAPIPGLAKTRLAATVGDRAAADIAAAALLDTLDAVAATPVTARVVAMTGDLDHACRAAELHDRLADFTVIPQRGDGFADRLTNAHTDAATVRQPVLQIGMDTPQVSTELLTACARRLMDAQAVLGMARDGGWWVLGVSDGASAGWLRDVPMSQSDTGAVTLAALEHTGIPVTLVEELHDVDTVDDIPAVRAACSPSSRFAQATRGL; translated from the coding sequence GTGACGCCGAGCCCGGGACCGATCCCGGTCACCGTGCTGGTGGTGGCCAAAGCGCCGATACCCGGGCTCGCCAAGACCCGACTGGCCGCGACGGTGGGGGACCGCGCCGCGGCCGATATCGCTGCCGCCGCGCTGCTGGACACCCTCGATGCGGTGGCCGCGACTCCGGTCACGGCTCGGGTGGTCGCGATGACCGGCGACCTGGACCACGCCTGCCGCGCCGCTGAGTTGCACGATCGGCTCGCCGACTTCACCGTGATCCCGCAACGCGGTGACGGCTTCGCCGACCGGCTGACCAATGCGCACACCGACGCCGCGACGGTTCGTCAGCCGGTGCTGCAGATCGGAATGGACACCCCGCAGGTCAGCACCGAGCTTCTCACCGCCTGTGCCCGCCGGCTGATGGACGCACAGGCCGTACTCGGAATGGCACGCGACGGTGGGTGGTGGGTGCTCGGCGTGTCCGACGGCGCGAGTGCCGGCTGGCTGCGCGATGTGCCGATGTCGCAGTCCGATACCGGCGCTGTAACGCTTGCCGCGCTGGAGCACACCGGTATTCCCGTGACCCTCGTCGAGGAACTGCACGACGTCGACACCGTCGATGACATCCCTGCCGTCCGCGCTGCCTGCTCGCCGTCGAGCCGGTTCGCCCAAGCCACCCGAGGACTGTGA
- a CDS encoding methyltransferase domain-containing protein, translating to MLGQLYDDALDGERCWLRHGDGRRHPLPVRSWLGGQDADSAFDAAIVALCDGPTIDLGCGPGRLVADLIQRGIPALGVDQSATAVRLARRSGAPALLRDVFEPLPGTGRWQTVLLADGNIGLAGDPRRVLRRAAELLCAGGRCVAEFDPGTVGVRTSWVRLESSNNIGPWFKWASVGVDCAAALAEEAGLTLVGIHPIGGRVVATLTLT from the coding sequence ATGTTGGGACAGCTGTACGACGACGCCCTCGACGGCGAACGATGTTGGTTGCGCCACGGCGACGGCCGCCGGCACCCGCTTCCGGTACGCAGCTGGCTGGGCGGTCAGGACGCCGACAGCGCGTTCGACGCGGCCATCGTGGCGCTGTGCGACGGGCCGACGATCGACTTGGGTTGCGGTCCAGGACGTTTGGTGGCGGATTTGATCCAGCGCGGTATTCCTGCCCTGGGTGTCGACCAGTCGGCGACGGCGGTGCGGCTCGCACGGCGTAGCGGTGCACCGGCGTTGCTGCGCGACGTCTTCGAGCCGCTACCGGGAACCGGCCGCTGGCAGACGGTGCTGCTGGCCGACGGGAACATCGGTCTGGCCGGTGATCCGCGCCGGGTTCTGCGCCGGGCAGCGGAGCTGCTGTGCGCCGGCGGTCGTTGCGTGGCCGAGTTCGATCCCGGCACAGTCGGGGTGCGGACCAGTTGGGTGCGGTTGGAGTCGTCGAACAACATCGGCCCCTGGTTCAAGTGGGCCTCGGTGGGTGTGGACTGCGCGGCCGCGCTGGCCGAAGAAGCCGGGTTGACGTTGGTCGGGATTCACCCGATCGGCGGGCGTGTGGTGGCTACACTCACGCTGACGTGA
- a CDS encoding molybdopterin-dependent oxidoreductase, with product MGSTTKATSLRGTAVTARVGVALGVAVAVCFGTGLISHFIQHPQPWFFWPTRPVWLYQLTQGLHVISGIAAIPLLLVKLWSVYPKLFERPIVGGLTRQIERASILVLVGSMIFQLSTGVMNIAQWYAFKFFFTTSHYAMAYVAAGAVLVHIGVKLPVIRRALGEPLEEPPTGELRVGPSRRAVLAGTWLAVGAATIVTAGQTIPWLRRVSLLAPRSGGGPQGVPVNRSAFAAGVLGSARSPDYRLTIVNGGAVTAMTVDQLAALPQTTHRLPIACVEGWSATADWTGVVLADLLRAVGAKADSDVRMISLEPPGPYSRTVLPARHTRDSQTLIALKLNGQTLDLDHGYPCRLIAPTRPGVLQTKWLSRIEVVA from the coding sequence ATGGGATCCACCACGAAGGCCACTTCCTTGCGTGGTACAGCAGTGACGGCTCGGGTCGGGGTCGCCCTCGGTGTCGCCGTGGCCGTCTGCTTCGGCACGGGATTGATAAGCCACTTCATCCAGCATCCGCAACCGTGGTTTTTCTGGCCGACGCGCCCGGTCTGGCTGTATCAGCTGACCCAGGGCCTGCACGTCATCTCGGGCATCGCTGCGATCCCGCTACTGCTGGTCAAGCTGTGGTCGGTGTACCCCAAGCTGTTCGAACGGCCCATCGTCGGCGGCCTGACCCGGCAGATCGAGCGTGCGTCGATCCTGGTGCTGGTTGGGTCGATGATCTTTCAGCTCTCCACCGGCGTCATGAACATCGCGCAGTGGTATGCGTTCAAGTTCTTCTTCACCACCAGCCATTACGCGATGGCCTACGTTGCGGCCGGAGCCGTCCTGGTGCACATCGGGGTGAAACTGCCGGTGATCCGCCGGGCTCTCGGTGAACCTCTGGAGGAGCCGCCGACCGGTGAACTGCGGGTCGGTCCCAGCAGGCGCGCGGTACTGGCCGGCACCTGGCTGGCCGTCGGTGCAGCGACGATAGTCACTGCGGGGCAGACGATTCCGTGGCTGCGGCGGGTGTCCCTGCTGGCCCCGCGGTCGGGCGGCGGCCCCCAGGGTGTGCCGGTGAACCGGTCGGCGTTCGCCGCCGGGGTGCTGGGGAGCGCGCGCTCGCCGGACTACCGGCTGACCATCGTCAACGGTGGCGCCGTCACGGCGATGACTGTCGACCAGCTCGCGGCGCTGCCGCAAACCACCCACCGGCTTCCCATCGCATGCGTCGAGGGCTGGAGTGCCACGGCGGACTGGACCGGTGTCGTTCTCGCCGATCTACTCAGAGCCGTTGGCGCCAAGGCCGATTCCGATGTACGGATGATCTCGCTCGAACCGCCGGGCCCGTACTCGCGTACCGTGCTGCCCGCGCGGCACACCCGTGATTCCCAGACCCTGATCGCGCTGAAGCTCAACGGTCAGACCCTGGACCTCGACCACGGTTATCCGTGCCGGCTGATCGCGCCGACGAGACCGGGTGTGCTGCAGACGAAATGGCTGTCCAGAATTGAGGTGGTGGCATGA
- a CDS encoding ArsR/SmtB family transcription factor yields the protein MSGSAAAVLDALGDRTRRSIFEKLADGPIAVGVLAEQLPVSRPAVSQHLRVLREAGLVVETAAGTRRLYRVNPAGLAAVRSYLDRFWETALDNFALLAEAEAHRQGGSSS from the coding sequence GTGTCCGGATCAGCTGCCGCCGTACTCGATGCCTTGGGGGACAGGACGCGGCGATCGATCTTCGAAAAGCTGGCTGACGGTCCGATCGCCGTCGGCGTCCTCGCCGAGCAACTGCCCGTCTCGAGACCGGCTGTCTCGCAGCATCTTCGAGTGCTCAGGGAAGCCGGTCTGGTAGTGGAGACGGCCGCCGGAACCCGTCGGCTGTATCGGGTCAACCCGGCCGGGCTGGCCGCGGTGCGCTCCTACCTCGACCGATTCTGGGAGACGGCCCTCGACAATTTCGCGCTGCTGGCCGAGGCCGAGGCGCACCGACAAGGAGGATCGTCCTCATGA
- a CDS encoding SRPBCC family protein, with translation MTAEPSSDLHVIRSITVPLAPAAAFDLFTRRMTEFWPSGHSIGASPFEAVVMEPKAGGRWYERSADGVDCPWGRVLEWDPPHRVVLAWQLNVDWTYDPGFETDVAVTFTEVEEGRTKVELRHGHLERFGDRAAEMQTTFESPEAWDSILAAYADAIQSPQADH, from the coding sequence ATGACCGCTGAGCCAAGCTCAGATCTGCATGTGATCCGCTCGATCACCGTGCCACTCGCGCCGGCGGCGGCGTTCGATCTGTTCACGCGCCGGATGACCGAATTCTGGCCGTCGGGCCACTCGATCGGCGCAAGTCCGTTTGAAGCCGTGGTGATGGAGCCGAAGGCCGGCGGCCGCTGGTACGAGCGGAGCGCAGATGGAGTCGACTGCCCGTGGGGCCGGGTGTTGGAGTGGGACCCGCCGCACCGGGTGGTACTCGCCTGGCAGCTCAACGTCGACTGGACCTACGACCCCGGCTTCGAGACCGACGTCGCGGTCACCTTCACCGAAGTCGAGGAGGGCCGCACGAAAGTCGAACTGCGGCACGGGCATCTGGAAAGGTTTGGCGATCGCGCCGCCGAGATGCAGACAACCTTCGAATCGCCGGAAGCCTGGGACAGCATCCTCGCCGCGTACGCCGATGCGATTCAGTCGCCCCAGGCCGACCACTGA
- a CDS encoding TIGR03668 family PPOX class F420-dependent oxidoreductase → MTGSADRFAAAPVARLATVTPDGPPHVVPIVFAVAECTIYTAVDGKPKTTQRLRRLANIEANPRVSILVDHYDDDWSQLWWVRADGIAAIHHDDSVCERGYELLRAKYPQYQYVPLDGPVISVDVDQWSAWGD, encoded by the coding sequence GTGACCGGATCCGCCGACCGTTTCGCTGCCGCGCCGGTGGCCAGGCTGGCCACCGTGACGCCGGACGGCCCCCCGCATGTGGTGCCCATCGTGTTCGCGGTGGCCGAGTGCACCATCTACACCGCGGTGGACGGGAAGCCGAAAACCACTCAACGGCTGCGGCGGCTGGCCAACATCGAGGCCAACCCACGGGTGAGCATCCTGGTGGACCACTACGACGACGACTGGTCGCAACTGTGGTGGGTGCGGGCCGACGGCATTGCGGCGATCCACCACGACGATTCGGTATGCGAACGCGGCTATGAACTGTTGCGCGCGAAATATCCGCAGTACCAATACGTTCCGCTGGACGGCCCGGTGATCTCGGTGGACGTCGATCAGTGGTCGGCCTGGGGCGACTGA
- a CDS encoding alpha/beta fold hydrolase yields MDELKFLDLHGDQVAYRDEGQGDVILLLHGMAGSSQTWRQMMRPLSRKYRVIAPDLPGHGRSDKPRSDYSLGAFAVFLRDLLDELGVTHATVVGQSLGGGIAMQFVYQHPDYCRRLILMNSGGLGPDVGWTLRLLSAPGAELIMPIIAPPPVLAAGERVRSLFSKLGISSPRGGEIWNAYSSFADAETRQAFLRTLRSVVDYRGQAVSALNRLHVATMPVMVIWGDQDAIIPVEHAYSAHETRPDVRLEVLAGVGHFPQVERPMEVVDLIDDFIATTAGADIEQPATQA; encoded by the coding sequence ATGGACGAGCTGAAGTTTCTCGACCTGCACGGTGACCAGGTGGCCTATCGCGACGAAGGCCAGGGCGACGTCATCCTGCTGCTGCACGGAATGGCCGGCAGCTCACAGACCTGGCGTCAGATGATGCGCCCGCTGTCGCGCAAATACCGGGTGATCGCTCCGGACCTGCCGGGCCACGGGCGGTCCGACAAGCCGCGCAGTGACTACTCGCTGGGTGCGTTCGCGGTGTTTCTGCGCGACTTGCTCGACGAACTCGGCGTGACACACGCCACCGTCGTGGGGCAGTCACTGGGCGGCGGCATCGCCATGCAATTCGTCTATCAGCACCCCGACTACTGCCGGCGGCTGATCCTGATGAACAGCGGCGGTCTGGGCCCGGACGTCGGATGGACATTACGACTGCTCTCCGCGCCCGGCGCCGAGCTGATCATGCCGATCATCGCGCCGCCGCCGGTGCTCGCCGCAGGCGAGCGGGTGCGGTCGCTGTTCAGCAAGCTCGGCATCAGCTCGCCGCGAGGCGGGGAGATCTGGAACGCCTACAGTTCCTTCGCCGACGCCGAGACGCGGCAGGCGTTCCTGCGCACGCTGCGTTCGGTGGTCGACTATCGCGGGCAGGCCGTCAGCGCCTTGAACCGACTGCACGTCGCCACAATGCCGGTCATGGTCATCTGGGGCGATCAGGACGCCATCATTCCCGTCGAGCACGCGTACTCCGCGCATGAGACACGGCCGGACGTCCGGCTCGAGGTGCTGGCCGGCGTCGGACACTTCCCCCAGGTGGAGCGTCCGATGGAAGTGGTCGACCTGATCGACGACTTCATCGCCACCACGGCGGGCGCCGATATCGAGCAGCCAGCCACCCAGGCGTGA
- the menE gene encoding o-succinylbenzoate--CoA ligase — MAALDGVLDGRDAPLVPIPAGDLRESELLTSSLRVGEEIDDDVALVVSTSGTTGTPKGAMLTPAALIASASATLDHLGGPGTWLLALPTHHIAGIQVLVRSLQAGTVPVEMDVSAGFDVAQLPTAVAQLGSGRRYTSLVATQLAKALLDPDATAALAELDVVLLGGGPAPRPVLDGAAAAGITVVRTYGSSETAGGCVYDGVPLTGVTIRLDDGAEPGEGRIVIGGPTLALGYRNPPDPDPFAEAGWFRTDDLGTVDDEGRLRVLGRVDEGISTGGLTVMPAPVEAVLSQHPAIADCAVFGLDDDRLGERVAAAVVLVTGAPEPSLDDIREYLAESLDPTATPRELHILDELPRRGIGKLDRRALRERFANGGDLPGGYGW; from the coding sequence ATGGCCGCGTTGGATGGTGTGCTCGACGGGCGCGACGCGCCCCTGGTGCCTATTCCGGCCGGTGACCTACGTGAAAGCGAGTTGCTGACAAGCTCCCTTCGAGTCGGTGAGGAGATCGACGACGACGTCGCGCTGGTGGTGTCGACATCGGGCACCACCGGCACGCCCAAGGGCGCGATGCTCACCCCTGCGGCGCTGATCGCCAGCGCATCGGCCACCCTGGATCACCTCGGCGGCCCGGGGACCTGGCTGCTGGCGCTTCCGACGCACCACATCGCCGGGATCCAGGTGCTGGTGCGCAGCCTGCAAGCCGGCACGGTGCCGGTCGAGATGGACGTCTCAGCAGGCTTCGATGTCGCCCAATTGCCAACGGCTGTAGCGCAATTGGGATCGGGTCGGCGCTACACCTCGCTGGTCGCCACTCAGCTCGCCAAGGCGCTGCTGGACCCCGACGCCACCGCGGCACTCGCCGAACTCGACGTGGTGCTGCTCGGTGGCGGGCCCGCGCCACGGCCGGTTCTGGACGGTGCGGCGGCAGCCGGAATCACGGTGGTGCGGACTTATGGCTCCAGCGAGACAGCCGGTGGATGCGTATACGACGGCGTTCCGCTGACCGGCGTGACGATCCGGCTGGACGATGGCGCCGAGCCGGGCGAGGGCCGCATCGTGATCGGCGGGCCCACCCTGGCGCTGGGCTATCGCAACCCACCGGACCCCGATCCGTTCGCCGAAGCCGGCTGGTTCCGGACCGATGACCTGGGCACCGTGGACGACGAAGGCCGGTTGCGTGTACTGGGCCGGGTCGACGAGGGCATCAGCACCGGCGGGCTGACGGTGATGCCCGCACCAGTGGAAGCAGTGCTCTCGCAGCACCCGGCGATCGCCGATTGCGCGGTGTTCGGCCTCGACGACGACCGGCTCGGCGAGCGGGTGGCGGCCGCAGTGGTGCTTGTCACTGGGGCCCCCGAACCCAGCCTGGACGACATTCGTGAGTACCTCGCCGAATCGCTCGATCCGACGGCCACACCCCGTGAACTGCACATTCTCGACGAGTTGCCGCGCCGCGGCATCGGCAAGCTCGACCGTCGCGCGCTGCGCGAGCGGTTTGCCAACGGCGGTGACCTACCCGGCGGCTACGGCTGGTGA
- a CDS encoding DUF3349 domain-containing protein produces MTNFITKIVAWIKAGYPDGVPHPDQVPLFALLRRRLGDDEVIAVANALLERGAFDHIDIGVLITEITDALPTPEDIDRVRDRLANYGWPLDDPRDSEDVE; encoded by the coding sequence GTGACCAACTTCATCACCAAGATCGTGGCCTGGATCAAAGCCGGTTACCCCGACGGAGTTCCGCACCCCGACCAGGTGCCGCTTTTCGCCCTGCTGCGGCGGCGGTTGGGCGACGACGAAGTAATCGCGGTGGCCAACGCACTGCTCGAGCGCGGTGCGTTCGACCACATCGACATCGGGGTACTGATCACCGAGATCACCGATGCGTTGCCCACACCGGAGGACATCGATCGGGTCCGCGACAGGCTGGCGAACTACGGCTGGCCGCTGGACGATCCCCGAGACAGTGAGGACGTCGAATAA